From Arthrobacter sp. FW306-2-2C-D06B, a single genomic window includes:
- a CDS encoding alkaline phosphatase family protein translates to MNFTRRNFLSVAGSATAATLISGASAGTAPAVTALPQPGTSGIDHIIVVMMENRSFDHFLGWMPGADGKQAGLTFVDRYGIPHTTHHLTDYQGCGHPDPDHSYEGGRIQYNNGKNDGWLRAGENDEFAVGYYDSSDLDFWRQAGPDWTVCDRYFAATLAETYPNRFYQHSAATDRLHNSTVTSTMPTIWDRLAAAGVQGKYYYGDIPFTALWGTKYLGISRPYAEFLSDCSSGKLPSVSFVDPRFTDESSGTSGDDHPHADIRSGELFLAEVYNAVTKSPNWANTMLVVNYDEWGGFYDHVPPETAPDSNPDTARRGFRVPSMVISPRARRQYVAHNTYDHTSILKAIEWRWGLQPLTPRDNAARNIAEVLDFQSAPNLAAPTYLVPPYVAGPACSPVGPPAEEEWAGLKQKALADGWILP, encoded by the coding sequence GTGAACTTCACAAGACGCAACTTCCTGTCAGTTGCCGGATCTGCCACGGCCGCGACGCTTATCAGCGGCGCCTCCGCGGGGACCGCGCCTGCCGTAACCGCCCTCCCCCAACCCGGCACCTCGGGCATAGACCACATCATTGTGGTGATGATGGAAAACCGCTCCTTCGACCACTTCCTTGGGTGGATGCCTGGCGCGGACGGAAAGCAGGCCGGGCTGACGTTCGTTGACCGCTACGGGATCCCCCACACAACACACCACCTGACGGACTACCAGGGCTGCGGGCATCCCGACCCTGATCATTCCTATGAGGGCGGCCGGATCCAGTACAACAACGGCAAGAACGATGGCTGGCTGCGGGCAGGCGAGAATGATGAATTCGCCGTCGGATACTACGATTCAAGCGACCTCGACTTTTGGCGCCAAGCTGGTCCCGACTGGACTGTCTGCGACCGTTATTTCGCAGCCACCCTGGCCGAAACGTATCCGAACCGCTTCTATCAGCACTCGGCGGCGACCGACAGGCTCCATAACTCGACCGTCACCAGCACCATGCCCACGATTTGGGACCGCTTGGCAGCGGCCGGGGTGCAGGGAAAGTACTACTACGGCGACATTCCCTTCACCGCCCTATGGGGAACCAAGTACCTCGGAATCTCCAGGCCCTACGCTGAGTTCCTCAGCGATTGCAGTTCCGGCAAACTCCCCTCGGTGTCCTTCGTGGATCCCCGCTTCACGGATGAGTCCAGCGGAACCTCCGGCGATGACCACCCGCACGCCGACATCCGCTCGGGCGAGCTGTTCTTAGCGGAGGTCTACAACGCCGTGACCAAGAGCCCGAACTGGGCGAACACCATGCTGGTGGTCAACTACGACGAGTGGGGCGGGTTCTACGACCACGTGCCACCCGAAACAGCACCGGACAGCAATCCAGACACCGCCCGGCGCGGTTTCCGCGTACCGTCCATGGTCATTTCTCCGCGCGCCCGAAGGCAATACGTGGCACACAATACCTACGACCACACCTCAATCTTGAAGGCCATCGAGTGGCGCTGGGGGCTTCAACCGCTGACGCCGCGGGACAACGCCGCCCGCAACATCGCCGAAGTGCTCGATTTCCAATCAGCGCCCAATCTGGCCGCACCGACGTACCTCGTGCCGCCCTATGTCGCCGGACCGGCATGCTCCCCGGTCGGACCGCCGGCGGAAGAAGAGTGGGCCGGCTTGAAACAGAAAGCACTCGCGGACGGATGGATCCTGCCATGA
- a CDS encoding alkaline phosphatase family protein, protein MTFKTFAISRMRLGLAALMVVLLGASCIAFGLQQTEAQASEPQTVQSTGYLPGAKHVFVINLENKGYDATWGPGSAAPYLSTTLRNQGVLLNQYFGTAHNSQPNYVAQISGQGPNPQMQADCQTYSPFAKTGTAAPGQAVGDGCVFPADVPTVAGQLTAAGKTWKGYMEDMGTPCRHPALGAPDDTQKAKVGDQYAARHNPFVYFAGITGSPDCAKNDVDLGALKTDLASVSTTPNLSMITPNLCHDGHDSPCVDGQPGGLSSADAWLKQYVPLITSSPAFRQDGVLVITFDESDSPQSDASACCGEGPGPNSPLPGIVGQGGGRVGALVISPFTKGGTWSTTPYNHYSLLASIEDTFGLPYLGYAGAPGLNRFGLDVYNAGL, encoded by the coding sequence ATGACCTTCAAAACCTTCGCCATTTCCAGGATGCGGCTCGGATTAGCAGCGCTGATGGTCGTCCTGCTCGGCGCCTCCTGCATCGCCTTCGGATTGCAGCAGACGGAAGCACAAGCCAGCGAACCCCAGACCGTCCAGAGCACCGGATATCTTCCGGGAGCCAAGCATGTGTTCGTGATCAATCTCGAAAACAAGGGCTACGACGCCACATGGGGACCGGGTTCGGCGGCACCGTATCTTTCCACGACGCTGCGCAACCAGGGCGTCCTGCTGAACCAGTACTTCGGCACGGCACACAACTCGCAGCCGAACTACGTCGCCCAGATCTCCGGTCAAGGCCCCAACCCTCAGATGCAGGCCGATTGCCAGACGTACTCTCCGTTCGCCAAGACGGGAACGGCAGCTCCGGGCCAGGCCGTTGGGGACGGCTGTGTCTTCCCCGCCGATGTGCCCACGGTGGCCGGCCAATTGACCGCAGCAGGGAAGACCTGGAAGGGCTACATGGAGGACATGGGCACGCCGTGCCGCCACCCGGCCCTCGGCGCACCGGATGACACCCAGAAGGCAAAGGTCGGGGACCAGTATGCAGCCCGCCACAACCCCTTTGTCTACTTCGCGGGGATCACGGGATCACCGGACTGTGCGAAGAACGATGTGGACCTCGGAGCCCTGAAGACCGATCTTGCTTCGGTCTCCACCACGCCCAACCTGTCCATGATCACGCCGAACCTTTGCCACGACGGGCACGATTCCCCTTGCGTTGACGGACAGCCCGGCGGTCTGAGCAGCGCGGATGCATGGCTGAAGCAGTACGTTCCGCTGATCACCTCGTCGCCCGCGTTCCGCCAGGACGGTGTTTTGGTGATCACCTTCGACGAATCCGACAGCCCCCAGTCGGATGCCTCGGCGTGCTGCGGCGAAGGTCCTGGACCCAATTCCCCGCTTCCCGGGATCGTTGGACAGGGCGGCGGCCGGGTCGGCGCTTTGGTCATCTCCCCCTTCACCAAGGGCGGCACGTGGTCTACCACGCCCTACAACCACTACAGCCTGCTTGCCAGCATTGAAGACACCTTCGGCCTCCCGTACCTCGGATACGCAGGCGCTCCGGGACTGAACCGCTTCGGACTCGACGTCTACAACGCCGGCCTCTAG
- a CDS encoding Lrp/AsnC family transcriptional regulator, which translates to MELSEEDLRLINALQISPRISWSDAAQVLDVHATTLASRWDRLRESGAAWTTAHLMGDPKHACLALLDVDCEMHLRPEVTAALAAIPEIITVEEAASNRDLMLTVITQDLSEFSSRLLPQLKEIRGLTKYRTSLCTRIHTSGYAWRLNVLSRAEQQALRALAGPEALNPSAAYAQVTPLPESHMALFPFLARDGRASAAEIARALGRHPATVQRQLGRVLASRMLSFRCEIAQQFSGYPMTCQWFANVPAGQHEAAAAELRAVRNVRFTASTTGSTNFVIIMWLRSLAEVMEMELAIQQRIPGIELVESVVMLSTAKRVGWMLNPDSTATGAVVPTAAVVPTAAVVPTAAAGPA; encoded by the coding sequence ATGGAACTCAGCGAAGAGGATCTTCGGCTGATCAACGCCCTCCAGATCTCGCCACGGATCAGTTGGTCCGACGCCGCCCAGGTCCTGGACGTTCACGCCACCACGTTGGCCTCTCGCTGGGACCGCCTGCGCGAGTCCGGAGCCGCCTGGACCACTGCGCACCTCATGGGCGACCCCAAACATGCCTGCCTCGCCCTGTTGGACGTGGACTGCGAAATGCACCTCAGGCCCGAGGTCACGGCCGCGCTCGCAGCGATTCCGGAGATCATCACGGTTGAGGAGGCGGCCAGCAATCGTGACCTCATGCTCACCGTGATCACCCAAGACCTGAGTGAGTTCAGCAGCCGGCTATTGCCCCAGCTCAAGGAAATCCGGGGACTCACCAAGTACCGGACCTCGCTCTGCACCCGCATCCACACAAGCGGCTACGCGTGGCGGCTCAACGTCCTCAGCCGGGCGGAGCAGCAGGCGCTGCGCGCCCTCGCCGGGCCGGAAGCGCTCAATCCGTCCGCCGCTTACGCGCAGGTCACCCCATTGCCGGAGAGCCATATGGCACTCTTTCCCTTCCTGGCCCGGGACGGGCGGGCGTCCGCAGCGGAAATCGCACGCGCCCTGGGCCGGCACCCTGCTACGGTGCAGCGGCAGCTCGGACGCGTGCTCGCGAGCCGGATGCTGTCCTTCCGCTGCGAAATCGCCCAACAATTCTCCGGCTACCCCATGACGTGCCAGTGGTTCGCGAATGTCCCAGCAGGCCAGCACGAGGCCGCGGCCGCCGAACTGCGGGCCGTCAGGAACGTCAGGTTCACGGCCTCCACCACAGGGAGCACCAACTTTGTGATCATCATGTGGCTGCGCTCGCTGGCCGAGGTCATGGAGATGGAACTCGCCATCCAGCAGCGCATTCCCGGGATCGAACTCGTCGAAAGTGTCGTCATGCTCAGCACGGCGAAGCGGGTCGGCTGGATGCTGAACCCCGACTCGACGGCGACCGGCGCCGTCGTACCGACCGCCGCCGTCGTACCGACCGCCGCCGTCGTGCCGACCGCGGCAGCGGGCCCGGCCTAG
- a CDS encoding M20 metallopeptidase family protein, with the protein MSIASDAKEMQGEIARFRHELHQEPEIGLDLPRTQEKVLKALDGLPYEITLGESTTSVTAVLRGGAPGALGAEPARKPAVLLRADMDGLPVQERTGVEFSSKIDGAMHACGHDLHTSMLAGAATLLAERRDQLAGDVVLMFQPGEEGFDGAGHMIREGVLDAAGRRVDAAYGMHVFSSLEPYGQFCTKPGVMMSASDGLFVTVLGAGGHGSAPHAAKDPVTAAAEMVTALQVMITRQFNMFDPVVLTVGVLQAGTKRNVIPESARFEATIRTFSEASRDRMMTAIPQLLKGIALAHGLEVDVDYRGEYPMTVTDEDETHTAENVISDMFGDSRLSRWATPISGSEDFSRVLAEVPGTFVGLSAVPRGVDHTTSPFNHSPYATFDDGVLSDGAALYAELAVSRIAILAAGN; encoded by the coding sequence ATGTCGATCGCTTCGGACGCCAAAGAGATGCAAGGAGAAATCGCCCGGTTCCGTCACGAGCTCCACCAGGAACCGGAAATCGGCCTGGACCTCCCGCGCACCCAGGAAAAGGTGCTCAAGGCCCTCGACGGACTCCCGTACGAAATCACCCTTGGCGAGAGCACGACGTCGGTCACCGCGGTCTTGCGCGGCGGCGCGCCCGGTGCGCTTGGCGCGGAACCAGCCCGGAAGCCGGCTGTGTTGCTCCGCGCCGACATGGACGGCCTTCCCGTCCAGGAGCGCACCGGCGTCGAGTTCTCCTCGAAGATCGACGGCGCCATGCACGCCTGCGGCCACGACCTCCACACCTCCATGCTCGCCGGAGCTGCAACCCTGCTGGCCGAGCGACGCGATCAGCTAGCAGGCGACGTGGTGCTGATGTTCCAGCCGGGCGAAGAAGGCTTCGACGGCGCGGGCCACATGATCCGCGAAGGCGTCCTGGACGCCGCAGGCCGCCGTGTTGACGCGGCGTACGGCATGCATGTCTTCTCCTCCCTGGAGCCGTATGGCCAGTTCTGCACCAAGCCGGGCGTGATGATGAGCGCCTCCGACGGGCTCTTCGTCACGGTCCTCGGTGCCGGCGGTCACGGCTCGGCGCCGCATGCGGCCAAGGACCCCGTCACTGCGGCCGCGGAAATGGTGACAGCGCTGCAGGTCATGATCACGCGGCAGTTCAACATGTTCGATCCCGTAGTCCTGACCGTGGGCGTACTGCAGGCAGGTACCAAGCGCAACGTCATCCCCGAATCCGCGCGTTTCGAAGCCACCATCCGCACGTTCTCCGAAGCCTCCCGCGACCGGATGATGACCGCGATTCCCCAGCTCCTCAAGGGCATTGCCTTGGCGCACGGCCTGGAGGTGGACGTCGACTACCGCGGCGAATACCCCATGACCGTCACTGACGAGGACGAAACCCACACCGCCGAGAACGTCATCTCGGACATGTTCGGCGATTCCCGGCTCTCACGCTGGGCCACCCCGATCAGTGGCTCGGAAGATTTCTCCAGGGTCCTGGCCGAAGTTCCGGGAACCTTCGTGGGCCTCAGCGCCGTACCGCGGGGCGTGGACCACACCACCTCACCGTTCAACCACTCCCCGTACGCCACCTTCGACGACGGCGTACTGTCCGACGGCGCGGCGCTCTACGCAGAGCTCGCGGTTTCCCGCATCGCCATCCTTGCCGCCGGCAACTAA
- a CDS encoding MFS transporter, whose protein sequence is MTATVGSSATVQVHKSHLRTLIGTGIGNAVEWYDWAIYATFSPFIASALFSSADPTSAVLSTLAIFAVGFVARPFGGFVFGWIGDRIGRKTSMTFAVGLAALGSLLIGIAPTFQAVGAFASVMLLVARLIQGLAHGGELPSSQTYLSEMAPKEKRGFWATLIYTSGTAGILAGTLLGAILTGVLSKADMNAWGWRVPFLVGGALGIYALVMRAKMKETEAFEAEAPKEKREPMWPQIVKYRKQALQVIGLTVGLTVVYYIWGVVAPSYAASSLKMDRGAALWAGVIGNIAFIASLPFWGKLSDRIGRKPVLIVSSAGAALLHFPMTWLLKDSPWQLAVSMSVMLFFIAGSASIVPAVYAELFPTKIRTVGVGVPYSICVAVFGGTAPYLQTWLGSIGQANMFNVYAVILLAIGIGFAFMIPETKGKDLTH, encoded by the coding sequence ATGACCGCTACCGTAGGCTCTTCAGCCACAGTCCAGGTCCACAAGTCCCATCTGCGAACCCTCATCGGCACCGGCATCGGCAACGCCGTCGAATGGTACGACTGGGCCATCTACGCCACGTTCTCGCCTTTCATTGCCAGCGCGCTCTTCAGCAGTGCCGACCCCACCTCCGCGGTCCTCTCCACACTGGCGATCTTCGCCGTCGGATTCGTGGCCCGGCCGTTCGGCGGCTTCGTCTTCGGCTGGATCGGCGACAGGATCGGCCGCAAGACGTCCATGACGTTCGCCGTCGGCCTCGCAGCCCTCGGCAGCCTGCTGATCGGTATCGCCCCGACATTCCAGGCTGTCGGGGCTTTTGCCTCCGTCATGCTCCTGGTGGCCCGCCTCATCCAGGGCCTCGCCCACGGTGGCGAGCTGCCGTCGTCGCAGACGTACCTGTCCGAAATGGCCCCCAAGGAAAAGCGCGGCTTCTGGGCAACCCTCATCTACACCTCCGGCACCGCCGGCATCCTCGCCGGAACTTTGCTGGGCGCCATCCTGACCGGGGTGCTGAGCAAGGCCGACATGAACGCCTGGGGCTGGCGCGTCCCCTTCCTGGTGGGCGGCGCCCTAGGCATCTACGCCCTGGTCATGCGGGCCAAGATGAAGGAGACCGAGGCGTTCGAAGCCGAAGCTCCGAAAGAAAAGCGTGAGCCGATGTGGCCGCAGATCGTCAAGTACCGCAAGCAGGCCCTACAGGTGATCGGGCTGACCGTCGGCCTCACCGTTGTCTACTACATCTGGGGCGTCGTGGCGCCGAGCTACGCGGCCAGCAGCCTCAAGATGGACCGCGGCGCGGCCCTGTGGGCCGGGGTCATCGGCAACATCGCTTTCATTGCGTCGCTGCCGTTCTGGGGCAAGCTGTCCGACCGGATCGGCCGCAAGCCGGTGCTGATCGTGAGTTCCGCCGGCGCGGCGTTGCTGCACTTCCCCATGACGTGGCTCCTGAAGGATTCCCCGTGGCAGCTGGCCGTTTCGATGTCCGTGATGCTGTTCTTCATTGCCGGCAGCGCCTCGATTGTCCCTGCCGTGTACGCCGAGCTCTTCCCGACCAAGATCCGCACCGTGGGCGTCGGCGTCCCGTATTCGATCTGCGTTGCGGTCTTCGGCGGCACGGCTCCGTACCTGCAGACCTGGCTCGGCAGCATCGGCCAGGCCAACATGTTCAACGTCTACGCCGTGATCCTGCTGGCCATCGGAATCGGGTTCGCCTTCATGATCCCGGAAACCAAGGGCAAGGACCTGACACACTAA
- a CDS encoding MFS transporter, which yields MTPASSAPKNTEPHPGVPEILVDAEIDELPAAEPTQIKTRGGLVFLGICLVLIGLNLRTVFSSFSAVLPEVTADAGLPGWAVVVLTTVPVTLLGVFAPMAPILARRFGAERVLLGAMAVLTAGLLLRPVDLAGAGHLPALLAGTAACGAAIALCNVLLPGVVKRDFPHRLGLMGGLYTTAICASAALGAGFTYPVFVAAGHWTSALWFWALPAAVVLLLFLPLAIRQHPVRHNAADGGAKVWRSAVAWQVTTFMALQAMMSFSVFAWLAPILRDRGIDGGTAGLIVSVSIVLQMLGSFIAPGLAARFKDQRVINTVVALMTGGGFALSIFGPTSLIWVWTGLLGLGQGSLTAVALTMIMLRTRDSHTAAHLSGMMQGVGYGLGSTGTLMVGQLHQVTGGFTAAGILFLVVGSLAALFGFRAGRNRYVG from the coding sequence GTGACCCCCGCTTCAAGCGCCCCAAAGAACACCGAGCCGCACCCCGGCGTCCCCGAGATCCTCGTCGACGCCGAGATCGACGAGCTTCCCGCCGCCGAGCCCACGCAGATCAAGACACGCGGCGGACTCGTCTTCCTGGGGATCTGCCTGGTGCTGATAGGCCTGAATCTGCGGACGGTTTTTTCGAGTTTTTCGGCAGTCCTTCCGGAAGTCACCGCCGACGCCGGGCTGCCGGGCTGGGCAGTGGTTGTCCTCACCACTGTGCCCGTGACGTTGCTGGGTGTCTTCGCCCCGATGGCGCCGATCCTGGCCCGCCGGTTCGGTGCCGAGAGAGTATTGCTCGGCGCGATGGCAGTGCTGACAGCCGGGCTGCTGCTCCGTCCTGTGGACCTCGCCGGCGCCGGGCACTTACCGGCCCTCCTCGCCGGCACCGCGGCGTGCGGCGCCGCGATCGCGCTGTGCAACGTGCTGCTGCCTGGCGTGGTCAAGCGCGACTTCCCGCATCGGCTCGGGCTCATGGGCGGGCTGTATACGACGGCGATTTGCGCGTCTGCCGCGCTTGGCGCCGGATTCACCTATCCCGTCTTTGTCGCGGCCGGGCACTGGACCTCGGCGCTGTGGTTCTGGGCGCTGCCCGCCGCCGTCGTACTCTTGCTGTTCCTGCCCCTCGCGATCCGCCAGCATCCCGTCCGGCACAACGCGGCCGACGGCGGCGCGAAGGTCTGGCGTTCCGCCGTCGCCTGGCAGGTCACCACCTTCATGGCGTTGCAGGCGATGATGTCCTTCAGCGTGTTCGCCTGGTTGGCGCCGATTCTGCGCGATCGCGGGATCGACGGCGGGACGGCCGGTTTGATCGTGTCCGTGTCGATTGTGCTGCAGATGCTTGGTTCGTTCATCGCTCCCGGGCTCGCGGCACGTTTCAAAGACCAGCGCGTCATCAACACCGTAGTGGCGCTCATGACCGGCGGCGGCTTCGCCTTGAGTATTTTCGGCCCCACGAGTTTGATTTGGGTGTGGACCGGGCTGTTGGGCCTGGGCCAGGGGAGCCTCACGGCCGTCGCGTTGACCATGATCATGCTGCGTACCCGCGATTCCCACACCGCTGCGCACCTTTCCGGCATGATGCAGGGCGTCGGCTATGGCTTGGGTTCCACGGGAACCCTCATGGTGGGCCAGCTGCACCAGGTGACTGGTGGCTTCACGGCCGCCGGCATCCTGTTCCTCGTGGTGGGATCCTTGGCGGCGCTCTTCGGCTTCCGCGCCGGCCGGAACCGTTACGTCGGCTAG
- the trmB gene encoding tRNA (guanosine(46)-N7)-methyltransferase TrmB: MSETPESPETPQSSRPVTPGSQASFGTYGGRPVSFVRRGTRLQGRRQAAWEEHSDRWAIQVPRHVANTSVHPDYVFDAEAEFGRKAPLIVEIGSGLGDAVCHAAEENPDKDFLAVEVYTPGLANTMIKINSRGLRNVRVVEANAPEVLATMLPAGSVSELWVFFPDPWHKSRHHKRRLIQPAFAELAARSLEKGGLWRIATDWSNYAIHVREVLAGSTEFENVHDGERTGADSPLTQVWESGVESMVGGAPVKEGRAPVSTEHTGPNEGVDHVGGWAPRFDGRIRTSFENKAHEAGRMIFDLSYRRI; this comes from the coding sequence ATGAGTGAAACCCCAGAATCCCCCGAAACACCGCAGTCTTCGCGCCCCGTGACCCCAGGCAGCCAGGCCTCCTTCGGCACGTATGGCGGCCGGCCGGTGAGTTTCGTGCGCCGCGGGACGCGCCTTCAGGGTCGGCGCCAGGCCGCCTGGGAAGAGCACTCGGACCGCTGGGCCATCCAGGTTCCGCGGCATGTCGCCAACACTTCCGTACACCCGGACTACGTGTTCGACGCCGAAGCAGAGTTTGGGCGCAAGGCACCGCTGATCGTCGAAATCGGTTCGGGACTCGGCGACGCCGTATGCCACGCGGCGGAGGAGAACCCGGACAAGGACTTCCTCGCCGTGGAGGTCTACACCCCGGGCCTGGCCAACACGATGATCAAGATCAACAGCCGCGGACTCCGCAACGTCCGTGTCGTGGAAGCCAACGCCCCCGAGGTCCTGGCCACCATGCTCCCCGCGGGTTCTGTCAGCGAGCTCTGGGTCTTCTTCCCGGACCCGTGGCACAAATCCCGGCACCATAAACGCCGCCTTATCCAGCCCGCGTTCGCCGAACTCGCTGCGCGGTCCCTCGAGAAGGGTGGCCTGTGGCGCATCGCCACCGACTGGTCCAACTACGCCATCCACGTCCGCGAGGTCCTCGCCGGCTCCACCGAGTTTGAGAACGTGCACGACGGCGAGCGGACCGGCGCTGACAGCCCCCTCACCCAAGTGTGGGAATCGGGAGTCGAATCGATGGTGGGCGGGGCGCCCGTCAAGGAAGGCCGCGCCCCGGTCAGCACCGAGCACACCGGCCCCAACGAGGGAGTGGACCACGTGGGCGGATGGGCTCCGCGCTTCGATGGCCGCATCCGCACCAGCTTCGAAAACAAGGCCCACGAGGCCGGACGCATGATCTTCGACCTTAGCTATCGCAGGATCTAG
- the lipA gene encoding lipoyl synthase — protein sequence MTLAPEGRKLLRVEQRNKAVPVERKPEWIKAKVQMGPEFVGLKNLVKKEGLHTVCEEAGCPNIFECWEDKEATFLIGGSECTRRCDFCQIDTGKPSPVDMFEPTKVARSVQAMQLRYATVTGVARDDLEDEGVWLYAETVRKIHELNPGTGVELLIPDFSGKPEHIQAICDSNPEVFAHNVETVPRIFKRIRPAFRYDRSLDVITQGRAAGMVTKSNLILGMGETREEISEALTDLHAAGCDLITITQYLRPSERHLPVDRWVKPQEFVELATEAEEIGFLGVMSGPLVRSSYRAGRLWATAMRKKGREIPAHLAHIAEGIQDSGTTRQEARTLLAHHATA from the coding sequence ATGACCCTGGCACCTGAAGGCCGTAAGCTGCTGCGCGTTGAACAGCGCAACAAAGCCGTCCCGGTCGAACGCAAGCCCGAGTGGATCAAGGCCAAGGTCCAGATGGGCCCGGAATTCGTGGGCCTGAAGAACCTCGTGAAAAAAGAAGGCCTGCACACCGTCTGCGAGGAAGCCGGCTGCCCGAACATCTTCGAGTGCTGGGAAGACAAGGAAGCGACCTTCCTGATCGGCGGCTCCGAATGCACCCGCCGCTGCGACTTCTGCCAGATCGACACCGGCAAGCCCTCCCCCGTGGACATGTTCGAACCCACCAAGGTCGCCCGCTCCGTCCAAGCCATGCAGCTCCGCTACGCCACCGTCACCGGCGTCGCCCGCGACGACCTCGAAGACGAAGGCGTCTGGCTCTACGCCGAAACCGTCCGCAAGATCCACGAACTGAACCCCGGCACCGGCGTCGAACTGCTCATCCCCGACTTCTCCGGCAAACCCGAACACATCCAAGCGATCTGCGACTCGAACCCGGAGGTCTTCGCTCACAACGTCGAAACCGTGCCCCGGATCTTCAAGCGCATCCGCCCCGCGTTCCGCTACGACCGCTCCCTGGACGTCATCACCCAGGGCCGGGCCGCCGGCATGGTCACCAAATCCAACCTGATCCTGGGCATGGGCGAAACCCGGGAAGAGATCTCCGAAGCCCTGACCGACCTGCACGCCGCCGGCTGTGACCTGATCACCATCACCCAGTACCTGCGCCCCTCCGAACGGCACCTGCCCGTGGACCGCTGGGTCAAACCCCAGGAATTCGTCGAGCTCGCCACCGAAGCCGAGGAAATCGGCTTCCTCGGCGTCATGTCCGGGCCCCTGGTCCGCTCCTCCTACCGCGCCGGACGCCTCTGGGCCACCGCGATGCGCAAGAAAGGCCGCGAAATCCCGGCCCACCTGGCCCACATCGCCGAAGGCATCCAGGACTCCGGCACCACCCGCCAGGAAGCCCGCACCCTCCTCGCACACCACGCCACGGCCTGA
- a CDS encoding methylenetetrahydrofolate reductase → MFPTRIEIIPSDGIVEKVQAAVPLSTTLTVTCLPHHGIVRTMEASVKLSLLGYNVIPHISARGLEHRSQLSGILRDCETAGITEVFAIGGDGAQAAGPYRSSLPLLADIAEYSGGSITAGIAGYPEGHPSVSGLDLLDALLAKQHLATHVVTQMCFSTPAILDYAALLRREGVELPVWAGIAGAVPRIKLLALATQIGVGTSLKFLSNKGTLARKLLGGDKYSPDGLVSELMTHPDGISGIHLYSFNRLDMPSWERSDLPDPEASEAASA, encoded by the coding sequence ATGTTTCCCACCCGGATTGAAATCATTCCCTCAGACGGAATCGTTGAGAAAGTCCAGGCCGCAGTGCCGCTTTCCACAACGCTCACCGTCACCTGCCTGCCCCATCACGGCATCGTGCGGACCATGGAGGCTTCCGTCAAGCTCAGCCTGCTCGGCTACAACGTGATTCCGCACATCTCAGCACGCGGGCTGGAGCACCGGTCGCAGCTTTCCGGCATCCTCCGGGACTGCGAGACCGCCGGGATCACGGAGGTCTTCGCCATTGGCGGAGACGGTGCGCAAGCTGCCGGCCCCTATCGATCGAGCCTTCCCCTCTTGGCGGACATCGCCGAGTACTCCGGCGGCAGCATCACCGCGGGCATCGCCGGTTACCCCGAGGGGCATCCTTCCGTGAGCGGGCTGGACTTGCTGGATGCCCTGTTGGCCAAACAACACCTGGCGACGCATGTTGTCACGCAGATGTGCTTCTCCACCCCGGCGATCCTCGACTATGCAGCACTCCTGCGGCGGGAAGGCGTCGAGCTTCCGGTGTGGGCTGGAATTGCAGGGGCAGTTCCCCGAATCAAGCTGCTGGCCCTGGCAACCCAAATCGGCGTCGGGACATCCCTGAAGTTCCTCAGCAACAAAGGAACCCTTGCCCGCAAGCTTCTCGGCGGGGACAAGTACTCACCGGACGGCCTGGTTTCCGAACTCATGACGCACCCGGATGGTATCTCCGGAATCCATCTGTACAGTTTCAACCGACTGGACATGCCCAGCTGGGAGCGAAGCGATCTGCCCGATCCCGAGGCCAGCGAAGCAGCATCCGCGTAG
- a CDS encoding anti-sigma factor family protein, whose translation MNETGLHQLLGAYLLGGLEPAEARAFEGHLASCADCRLELGELESLPALLDAVPVPDAVALAAGRPAVEPSAAAPSDARSLWGAFPETLPQPILVKMTARRRKSRRRWAALMGAVAAACLGLGILAGPVLNQPPKPDASYSLQTDNGLQLTVGFVRKAWGTELQLEGRSMPAQGTMYLWVKGRDGTEEMACGWTATPSGHIKVTGATPVQLAGISGVELRDDAQKTVAVISVPGS comes from the coding sequence GTGAACGAAACCGGACTTCACCAATTGCTGGGCGCCTACTTGCTCGGCGGCCTGGAGCCTGCCGAGGCCCGGGCTTTCGAAGGGCACTTGGCAAGCTGCGCTGATTGCCGGCTCGAGCTGGGCGAGTTGGAAAGCCTCCCTGCCCTCCTCGACGCCGTCCCCGTGCCCGACGCCGTCGCGCTCGCCGCCGGGCGGCCCGCCGTCGAGCCCTCCGCCGCAGCTCCATCCGACGCCCGCTCACTTTGGGGGGCTTTTCCAGAAACGCTCCCGCAGCCGATTCTTGTGAAGATGACGGCACGGCGGCGGAAGTCCCGACGCCGGTGGGCGGCCTTGATGGGTGCCGTTGCCGCCGCTTGCCTGGGGTTGGGCATACTGGCGGGGCCGGTGCTGAACCAGCCACCCAAGCCTGACGCCAGCTACTCGCTGCAGACAGACAACGGCCTGCAGCTGACTGTGGGGTTCGTCAGGAAGGCGTGGGGGACCGAGCTGCAACTCGAAGGCCGCAGCATGCCGGCGCAAGGCACGATGTACCTGTGGGTCAAGGGCCGCGACGGCACGGAGGAAATGGCTTGCGGTTGGACGGCGACGCCCAGCGGCCACATCAAGGTCACGGGCGCGACGCCGGTCCAGCTCGCCGGGATTTCGGGCGTGGAACTGCGCGATGACGCCCAGAAGACGGTCGCGGTGATTTCGGTCCCGGGGAGCTAG